CTGCGCCGGTGGCAATCCGCTCACTGGAATCTACGGTTGTGCATGCCAGGGCTCAACATTGCTCTCCCCCGGTCGTGGACCGGGGCCAGCAGGTCGTCCGGTTCGAGGGAGCGAGCTACGTCATGGTGGGGATCTACTTCGCGCGATCGCACGCGCTTGGGGCCAGCCAGAATGGGCACCGGGAGCTCTACTACATCCTCAGACCGCTCTCCAGAGACGGCGACGTCGAGCCGAACGCGTAGAGCGTACAGGCAAACGGCCGTTCGGCCGCCGCGACCGGCGGAGATCTCTGTGACGATTCGAGGCCGACTGGTTGATGGCGACACTGGTCAAAGCACTGGAGTTACCTGCAGGTACCGTCGAGTCGGAGGTGCAGGCCGGCCCGGTTTCCGGTCCTGGGCCGCGATGGTTTGTCGTCCAGGTCAAACCGCGCCGGGAGGCGCAGGTCCTGCGGCGTCTGGCGTTGGGCGCCGTGTCAACCTTCCTGCCATTTATCGAAGTGGCGCGGCGGAGGGGACCGGCCCGGCGGCGAGGTTTGGAGCCGCTCTTTCCAGGCTATCTCTTCGTCAGGATGTTCCCCGTGGGCGAGGCACCCGCGGCCTGGAGCCGCCTGCGGTGGACGCCCGGCATCGTTCGGATTTTGGGGATCGGAGAGACGCCTGTGCCGGTCCCCGAAGAGTTCATCGAGGCGATACAGGAGCGGACGAAGGAGCTGGGGTTCGTCCGCCTGCCGTCGCCGTTGATGAGCGGCATGCGGGTCCGCCTGCGGTCGGGGCCGTTTCAGGATCTGGAAGCGGTCTTTGACCGGCCGCTGTCGCGGGCCGGACGCGTGCGGGTGTTGTTGAAGTTGTTGGGGCAACCCAGGCCGGTCGAGGTCGACGAGGACTGTCTCGAACCGGCCTGAGGCCGGACGCGGGAGCACGAAAATCGAGAACCGTTGCCGCCTTCGGGGCGTTTTCGGCGGTGAATCTGCCGCAAAGGGCGGAGCCGCGCCCCGTGGGCGGTGTGTGGTTGTGAGCGAGCCTGCGATGAGGGTGAAATCGGCAGCAATCCTGACGGTGGTGGCCGTCCTGATCACCCTGGCGGCGGGGGGACCGGTGTCCGCGCAGCCTGCGGTGCAGCCCAACTATATCCTGGGCCCGGGTGACACCATCGACATCATGGTCTACGGCGAGCCCGACCTGACCCGTACCGTGACCATCAAGCCCGACGGGGCGATCTCGCTGCCGCTGCTGGGAGAGGTCAAGGCGGCCGGAAAGACGACCACGCAGCTGGCGAACGAGCTCGCCAGGCTGTACAGCAAGTACCTGAAGAGCCCATCCGTCAGTGTCACGGTCCGGGAGTTCCGCGTGGACCGGATCTACATTCTCGGGCAGGTCAGCCGGCCCGGAGAGTACCCGCTGCGGCCGGGCGTCGGCATCATGGAACTCCTGGCCAGCGCCGGCGGGCCGACCAACCGGGCGGATCTGGCTAAGATCGTGGTCATCCGGGGCCGCACGGAAGCCCAGCAGTTGAACCTCCTGGAGGCCCTGGCCTCGAACCGCAACCCCGACGTGAAGTTGCAGCCCGGCGACGTCCTGTTCATCCCGGAGACCGACAAACGCATCGTCGTGCTCGGCCAGGTGAACCGGCCCGGTGCCTACGACCTGCTGGAGGGGCAGCGGGTCTCGGACCTGCTGGCCGCTGCGGGCGGGATAACCCCCCGGGCCGCCCCCCAGGCCAGCTTCATCGTCCGCGGGCAGCAGCAGATTCCGGTGGACCTGCAGAAGGTGCTGGCCGGCGACATGGCGGCAAACGTGGTGCTGCAGCCCGGAGACATGATGGTGGTGCCGGAGTCGCAGAACCGCATCGCCGTGATGGGCGCGGTGAACAACCCCGGGACCTTCGCCCTCACGGAGAACATGAAGCTGATCGACGCCCTGGCCCTGGCCGGAGGGCCGACGCAGGCCGGGCGGCTTACCAACGTCATCGTCGTGCGGGTGGAAGGCGGTCAGGTGAAGCGGCTGGAGGTGAACCTGGAGCGGGCCATGACCGGCCAGGACGCCAGTCAGAACATCCCGCTGCAGAGCGGGGACATCGTCTTCGTCCCCGACCGGTTCACCGTCGGCACGGCCGGCCAGTGGTTGAACCTCTTCAACCTGATCAGGCTGGTGTTCAGAGGATGGTAGGCGAGGGTGAGGACGCAGCGTGAGCGGTAAGCCGAGGAGGTGGAGTCCGTGGAACTCCGGCACTACTACGACATCCTGAGGAAGCGGCTCTGGGTCATCCTGCTGCTGGTCGCCGTCGCCGTCAGCGGCGTGACCCTGCAGCTCGCGGCCCGGCCCGCCGAATACGAGGCCGGGGTGGCGATGATGGTCACCCCGCGTATTCTCAGCCCCTCGGCGGCTTTTGAGGACCCCGGCTTCTCCGCCTTCCAGTCCGGGTACCGCCAGACGGTCCTGGCCAACGTCGCCATGATTATCAAGAGCCATACGGTCCTCCAGCGGGTGCAGAAGCGGCTGGGGAACATCTCCCTCGGCCAGCTCAACCGCAGCGTGACCGTGGAGGGCGTGCGCGGAACGGACTTCCTGATCATCTCGGCCAAAGACGGCGACCCCGTCCGCGCCGCCGAGATCGCCAACGCCACCGCGACGGAGTTCACCAACTACTTCGCCGAGGTCAACGCCGCCGGTGCCAAGGTGGAGCGGACCTTCATCGAGGGGCAGCTGGCGCAGGCCCGGCAGCGCCTGATCGCGGCGGAGCAGGCGGTGCAGGCCTTCAAGGAGCAGACCGGGATCATCGCGCCGAGCGAACACGTGGCCTGGACGGTGCGGCGGCTGCTGGACACCCAGGCCGCCTATGAGGCCGCGCGCCTGGACGAGCAGGTGGCCCGGGCGCGCCTGGGCTTCCTGCGGTCCCGCGCCGCCTCGCAGAGCGAAATGCGCCGCCAGTCCTACTCCATCGGCGCCAACCCGGTGTTCGCGCGCCTGCGCGACACCCTGACCGGCCTGGAGGTGGAGCTGGCGCAACTGCGTCAGGTGTACACCGACGAGCATCCCCGGGTGAAGACGCTGCTGGGCCGGATCAGGGAAACTCAGGCCCAGATGGCCCGGGTGGCCCAGACCTCGATCAACAGCGAGACCGTCACGGTCAACCCCATCCGGGAGAGCCTGGTCAACCAGATGATCGACAGCGAGGTGGCCGCGGCGTCGGCGGCGGCCCGGGCGGCGGGCACGGCGGGCATCGTCAAGACCATGGAAGCTCGCATCAACGGTCTGCCCAAGCAGGAGGCGGCGCTGGCCCGCCTGGAGCGGGATGTGCGGCTCGCCGAGTCGCTGTTCCTCAGGCTCTCCACGCTGCACCAGGAGGCCCTGATCAGCGAGAACAAGGCGGCATCCACGGGCCAGGCCGCGGTGCTGATCGTCGATCCGGCCACCGTTCCGGTGCGGCCGGTGTCCAAGCAGCTGCCGCTGCGGGCCGGGATGGCCGGCATGCTGGGGCTGGTGATGGGCGCCGGTCTGGCGCTGCTCATGGAGAGCCTGGACACCCGCGTGCACACCTCGCGCGATGCCGAGGCGACCTACGGGCTGCCCGTGCTGGCCTCCATCCCCGTGATGAACGCCAAGACCTTCAAGCGCCTGACCACGGCGCCGGCGGCCACCTCGACGCTGCTGCTCTCGCTGATCAGCATGTTCCTCATCGGCGGGTTGATCGTCGGGATCTACACGCTGAACGCGAGGGCCACCCCCGAGGCGGGAGCCGGACAGCCGGTGATCCAGACCATCCAGCAGAGCCGGTAGGCGAGCAGGGTCGGTAGGAGGAGAGGGCGACAACATCGATGGTCCAAACGAAGAAGCCGCGCGGTGACCTGATCACCGCCTACGGCGAGGTGTCTCCCTTCGCGGAGGCCTACCGGACGCTGCGGATCAGCCTGCTCCAGGGGAACGGCAAGGCGCCCTGGTCGGTGGGCATCACCGGCATCCATCCGGCCCACGGCGCCACGACGACAGTGGCCAACCTGGGCCTCATCACGGCCGAGACGGGCACCCGCGTCGTCCTCATGGATGCCGACCTCTACAAGCCGTCCCTGCACCGCGTTCTCGACGTGCCCGGGGCGCCGGGGCTGTCGGCCGTGCTGGAGGGGGGAGCCAGGCTGAACGAGACGCTGTACGCGGTGTCGGGTGCCCCGCAGGTGCGCGTGCTGCCGGCGGGCCCCCGGGTGCGCAACCCCGCCGCGCTGCTGCGGCCCCACCGCCTCACCGAACTCCTGCACGAACTGCGGGAGTGGTGCGACTTCCTCGTCGTGGACCTGCCGTCGGTGGGGGCCGTGGCCTACGCGTCGCTGCTGGCGTCCTTTCTGGACGGCGTCGTGCTGGTCATCCGGGCCGACACACCGAGGATGGACGTGGAGCAGACGGTCAAGCGCCGGCTGCAGAACGCCAACGTCCTGGGCATGGTGTTGAACCGCGTCCCCGTATCGTCGGGAGACAGCGCGGGGTACCGTTACTACAGCAGGGATCTGTCCTAGCACTTCCGCCGCCACCCAGCCGTTCGGCCTCTGCGCCGGGGGGTGGCGGTTTCGTTCGACCGGAGTCTGCAGGTGACCGCTGAAGCGATGCACCGAGCGGGGGCCGGGATCGACACCGCCTTCGATGGGCCGGCGACCCTGGCCTGCCGGCGGTCGCGGGCCAAGCGCGTGGTGGACATCGTCGGCTCGCTGCTGCTGCTCCTGGTCCTCGCCCCGGTGTGGGCGGCGATCGCGGTCCTCCTCAGGCTGGTGGACCGGGGGCCCGTGCTGTTCCGCTGGGACCTCGTCGGCATGGACGGCCGCCGGATCCGCAGCTACAAATTCCGGACGATGGTTCCGGAGGCGGAGGCGCTGGAGCGACAGCTCCGGGCCAGCGGGGCCAACGAGATGCGGTCCGTCTACTTCAAGATGAGGGACGACCCCCGGGTGACGCCCATCGGGCGCGTTCTGCGAAAGTACAGCCTGGACGAGATCCCGTCGCTGTGGAGCGTGCTGGTCGGCGACCTGAGCCTGGTCGGCCCGCGCCCGGTGCGGGTGACCGAGCTCCAGTACCTGCAGCCGTGGCACCGGCAGCGGTTCGCCGTCAAGCCCGGACTGACCTCGCCCTGGGTCCTCAACGGGAAGAACGACGTCCGGGACTTCGACGCCATCGCGGCCTCCGACCTGGCCTACATCCGCCACTGGTCGCTGGCCGGGGATCTGCGCCTCCTACTGCAGACGGTGCGGTACATGGTGTCGGGACGGAACTACTGATGGGCGCGGCCGCACGGCCGAGGGGGCGACGAGCAGGAGTCGGACGATGCTGATTGCCAGGGCTCCGGTGCGGATCAGCTTTGCCGGGGGAGGGACCGATCTCCCCTCCTACTACCTGCGCTACGGCGGGGCGGTGGTCAGCGCGGCCATCGACAAGTACTTCTACGTCTTCATGACGGTGGACAAGAGCGACACGATCCAGATCATGTCCTCCGACTACCAGACCTTTTTCCGCCAGCCGGCCGTGGACACGATGATCTGGGACGGCGACCTGGCCCTGCCCCGGGCCATCCTCAACCACTTCAACATCCACGAGGGGCTGTCGGTCTTCCTGGCCTCGCAGGTCCCTCCCGGCACCGGGCTGGGATCCTCGAGCACCGTGGCCGTGGCCATCATCAAGGCCGTGACCAGCCTGCTCGGCCTGGGACTGAGCAAGCACGAGATCGCGGAACTGGCCTGTTTCATCGAGATCGAGAAGCTGGGGATGCCCATCGGAAAGCAGGACCAGTTCGCGGCGGCCTACGGCGGGGTGAACGCCTTCACCTTTACCGCCGACGGCGTCGGCGTGGAGCCGCTGCGGCTGCGGCCGGAGACGATCGAGCAGCTGGAGCGGAACCTGCTGCTCTTCTACACCGGGGCCGCGCGGGAGAGCGCACGCGTCCTGGACCAGCAGAACCGCAGGACCATGGCCAGCGACGCCGAGGTCCTCAACTCGCTCCATGCGCTCAAGGAGATGGCGTTGGAGGCGCGGCGCCTGCTGCAGGCCGGCCGGCTGGACGCCTTCGGGGAGCTGCTGCACGCCGGGTGGGAGCAGAAGAAACGGCTGGCCAGCGGCATCAGCACCCCGCGCATCGACGAGTGGTACGAGACGGCCCGACGGCACGGGGCGATCGGCGGGAAGATCACCGGTGCCGGCGGGGGCGGATTTCTCATGGTCTACTGCCCGTCCGGCACCGCGGCGGCGGTGACGGCGGCTCTGGAGACCGACGGGCTCAGGCGCATGGATTTCTCCATCGACTTCGACGGGGCCAAAATCCTGGTCAACAACTCCCTGCCGCTGGCGGTGACCCGCCGTGCCTGAGGGCGCCACGAACCACCGGCGGCAGCAGCGCCTGCTGCTCACGGCAGGCCTGCTGGTCGCCGACGTGTCGGCGATCGCGCTGGCCCTGACGGCCGCCCACCGGCTGGCCAACGCGCGCTCCATCTGGTATGCGCCGGAGCAGTTCCCTCCCGCCCTGTGGTTGGTCATCCCCATCGCCATCGCCATCTTCGGCCTGGGCCGCCTCTACGTGCTGGACGAACTCCTGGAGGGCTCGGTGGAGTACGGCCGCGTGGTTTACGGCTGCACCCTGGCGGCGCTGAGCCTGGTCCTCCTGGGGTTTTGGGGGAAGTTCCTGCAGGACGTCGCCCCCTCGCGAACCCTCATCGTGCTGGTGTGGGGGGTTTCGGTCTTCGCCGTAGGGGGAGGACGCTTCCTGATCCGTCGGGCGGTACGCTTCCTGCGCCGCCGCGGCTACCTCATCTCCCGGGCCGTGATCGTGGGGCTGGGCACCTCCGGGCTGGCCTTTGCCCGGCACTTCCAGCAGGCCCGGCACAGCGGGGTGCGGGTGGTCGGTTTCGTGGACGACTTCCTCCCGCCCGGCACGCCCGTGCTCGGCGATCTGGTGGTGCTGGGGCCCCCCAGCGACCTGGACCGCATCCTGGAGGAGACCGGGGCGCACGAGGTGATCATCGTCCCGACGGCCACCGCCTGGGAGAGCTTCCAGGAGCTGATGCGCCGCGCGGCGACGATGAACGGCTGCAGGGTTCGCCTGGCCCCCGGGTCCCGCGACCTGCTGGCCACCACCCTGCGGGCCCACCAGCTGGCGCAGATCCCGATGCTGACCGTGGAGCGGGTCCGGATCACCGGGCTGGACCGGGTCCTGAAGTCCACCCTGGACTACGCGATCGCCCTGGCGCTGCTGGCGCCGGCCGCGCTGGGCGTGCTGCTCTCGGCGGCCGCGCTGCGCGCCTGGGGCCTCCGCCCCTTCCGGCGGATGCGGATCATCGGACGCGAGGGCCGGCCCGTCAGCGTGTACATCCTGAACACGGGAGACGCCCGCCGCGGCGTGCCGCGCCTCATCCGGCGGCTGCGGGTGGACCGCCTCCCGCTGCTGGCCGCCGTGCTTCTCGGCCGGATGAGCCTGGTCGGCCCGCGGCCGATCCCCCTGGAGCGGCGCGCGGCCTACGCGGCCTGGCTGCCCAGCCTGCTCACCGTGCGGCCCGGGGTGACGGGGCTGTGGGCGGTGCGCCCCACGGCCTCGCTCGACGACGAGATGGAGCAGAGCCTGTTCTACATCCGCCACTACACCATCTGGCTGGACATCGAGGTGCTGCTGCGGGCGGTCCTGCGCCTGATCTCCGGCAACGGCCGGCAGGAGGAATGGGAGGGAACGGCACTCCGTGAACGCGTCCCAGTACATCGCTAGTCTCCAGTCGCAACTGGCCGCCCTGGCCCAGGCGGACCTCCTTCGTGTGGAGGCGCTGCTCCTGCGGGCGCGGGCAGAGGGCCGGACGATCTTCATCCTGGGGAACGGCGGCAGCGCGGCCACCGCTTCGCACATGGCCAACGACCTGAACAAGGGGGCGACGGTGGGCGACCGGCCCCGCTTCCGGGCCCTGGCCCTCACCGACAACGTGCCGCTGATCACGGCCTGGGCCAACGACACCCACTACGGCAACGTCTTCGTGGAGCAGCTGGCCAACTTCTTCCAACCCGGCGACGTGGTGGTGGCCATCAGCGGCAGCGGCAACTCGCCCAACGTGCTCGCCGCCGTGGAGTGGGCGGCCCGCCGCGGCGCCGTGACCATCGGGTTCACGGGCGGCGACGGCGGGCAGTTGCGCCGGCTGGTGGCCTGCCCCGTCGTCGTCCCGTCGCACAAGATGGAACAAATCGAAGATATGCACCTGATTCTGTCCCACGCCCTGTGCGTGAGTCTCCGGGCCCGGATCGCCGCCGAGGCCGAACCGGCGCTGGCCGGGCAGGAGGCCTAGCCCGCCGGGTGATCCCGTCAGGTCGGCGTACCCACCGGATGGTGTGAGATGAGGCACAAGATCTGTGTGCTGGGGCTGGGGTACATGGGGTTGCCCATGGCGGCGCTGCTGGCCACCCACGGGCACTTTGTCGTCGGCGTGGACATCAACCGCCGGAAGGTCGAGTTACTCACTCGGGGAGAGCTCACCTTCGACGAGCCGGGGCTGGAGGACCTGGTCCGCCGAGCCACCGCTGGCGGCACGCTGCGCTTCTCCCCGACCATCGAGCCCGCCGAGGCGTTCATCATCGCCGTGCCCACCCCGCTGGTCGAAGGCGCGAAGCGCTCGGAGCTGCGCTACGTGGTGCTGGCCGCCGGCTCCGTCGCTTCCGTGCTCAAGCGCGGGGATCTGGTCGTGCTGGAGTCCACGGTCCCGCCGCAGACGACGAGGAAGGTCGTCATTCCGATCCTCGAGACCTCCGGACTGGAGGCCGGGGCGGACTTCCTGGTGGCCCACTGCCCGGAGCGGGCCATCCCGGGACGGACGCTGCACGAGCTCGTCCACAACGACCGGGTCATCGGCGCGATCGACGACCGCTCGGCCGAGGAGACCGTCCGGCTCTACGGGTCCTTTGTCCGGGGCGCGATGCATGTCACCGACACCACCACGGCCGAGATGGTCAAGCTCATGGAGAACACCTCGCGCGACATCAATATCGCCATGGCCAACGAGTTCGCCAAGATCGCCGAAGAGGTCGGGGTGAACGTCTGGGAGGCCATCGACCTGGCCAACCACCACGTCCGGGTGAATATCCTCAAGCCCGGTCCGGGCGTGGGGGGGCACTGCATCGCCGTCGATCCGTGGTTCCTCACCGAGAACAGCATCCAGGGGCAGATCATCAAGACGGCCCGTGAGATCAACGACTCGATGCCCGGCCACGTCGTGGCCCACGCCGAGCGGTTGCTGAAGGGCATCCCCGATCCCGTGGTGGCCGTCCTGGGCTACGCCTACAAGGCGAACGTGGGGGACACGCGGGAGACGCCGGCGGCGCGGGTGGTCCGCCTGGCGCGGGACCGGGGCTGGCTCGTCCGGGTCCACGACCCGCTGGTCCGGGACGCTTGTGAGGTGACGCTGGTCGACCGCGTCGAGGAGTGTATCGAGGGCAGCGACTGCGTGCTGCTGCTCACCGACCACGACGCCTACCGGGCGCTGCAACCGGCGCGGCTGCGGCCGCTGGTCCGCACGCCCAACCTGATCGACACGCGGAACCTGCTGGACCACCCGGCCTGGGAAGAGGCCGGATTCACCGTCGTGTTGTTGGGAGGGGGCCGGCGCCTTCCGCTGCGCCGGGCCCCGGTGCAGGTGCCATGAGGAGCCGCCTGGCCCTGGACACGGCGGCGCGTCCCACGCAGGCGGTGATCCTGGCCGGAGGGCGGGGCACGCGTCTGCGGCCCATCTCCGATCTCAGCCCCAAGCCCATGGTCGAGATCCACGGCAAGCCCTTCATCGAGTACATCATCGAGATGCTGCGGGAGCAGGGGTTCGAGCGGGTGCTGTTCCTGCTGGGCTACCTGCCGGAGGTGGTCCAGGACTACTTCGGAGACGGCCGCCGCTGGGGGCTGCGCATCGACTACTCGGTGACCGCCTTCGAAGACAACACCGGCCGGCGGGTGCAGCTGGCCGCCCCGCTCCTGGACCCGGTGTTCCTGCTCCTGTACTGCGACAACTACTGGCCGATGCAGTTCGACCGGATGTGGCGCCGCTTCACGGCCGCCGGCGCCCCGGCCATGATCACCGTCTACAGTAACCTGGACGGCTACACCCGCAGCAGCGTCCGGGTGGACGCCGACGGCTACGTCGCCGTGTACGACAAGACCTGCACGGCGCCGAACCTCCAGGGGGTGGAGATCAGTTACGCCATCCTGCACAAATCCGTCCTCGACCTCCTCCCCGACGGCAACGTCCTGCTGGAGGAGGAACTGTACCCGCGGCTGGCCGAGCGCCGGGAGTTGCTGGCCTACGTCACCGACCACCGGTACTACAGCGCCGGGGCGCTGCACCGCCTGCCCATCACGGAGGCGTTCTTTGCCAACCGCCCGGCCGTGCTGCTGGACCGGGACGGCGTGCTGAACCGCAAGCAGCCGCCCGCGCACTACGTGCGGTCCTGGGCCGAGTTCGAGTGGCTCCCCGGCGCCAAAGAAGCCCTGCGCCTGCTGAAGGAGGCCAACTACCGGATCATCGTCGTCACCAACCAGGCCGGAATCGCCCGGGGAATGATGACGGAGGAGGACCTGCTGGACATCCACCGGCGGATGGCGGCCGAGGCCCGGGCGGCCGGGGGGAGGATCGACGCGGTGTACTACTGTCCCCACAACTGGGACGAGGGCTGTCGCTGCCGCAAACCCAGGCCGGGCATGCTCTTCGAGGCCCAGCACACCTTCAATCTCAACCTGCGCCGCACACCCTTCATCGGCGACGACGAACGGGACGCCCAGGCGGCGGAGGAGGCCGGCTGTCCCTGGATTCCGGTGACCCCGGATCGCCCGCTGCTGAGCATCGTCCGGGACCTGATCAGGACTCCGGTGGCGGTGTGACGATGGCCACGACGATCAGGCGCGTGCTGGTGACCGGCCACAACGGGTACATCGGCTCCGTCCTGGCGCCGTACCTGATCCGGGCGGGCTACGACGTCGTCGGTCTCGACACCGAGTACTTCGGGGAGTGCACCCTGGTCCCCGACCTCGGGCCGGTGCCCGGGATCCGTAAGGACATCCGCGACCTCACCGCCGCCGACCTGGACGGCTGTGACGCCGTGGTCCACCTGGCCGCGCTGAGCAACGATCCGCTGGGCGACCTGAACAGGGCCTGGACGGAGGAGATCAACCTCGCGGCCTCCGTGCGCCTGGCGCAACTGGCCCGCGCGGCCGGGGTGCGACGGTTCCTGTTCTCGTCGTCGTGCATCATGTACGGGATGTCGGAGGCGGAGGTCGTCGACGAGACCTCACCGCTGGATCCGCGGACCGACTACGCGCGGACGAAGGCCGAAGCCGAACGGGCCATCGCCGCCCTAACCGACGACGACTTCGCCCCGGTCTTTCTGCGCAACGGCACGGTCTACGGATTGTCTCCGCGCATGCGGTTCGACACGGTGCTGAACAACCTGGTGGGCTCCGCCGTGGCCACAGGACGGGTGGTGGTGCACAGCGACGGCAAACCCTGGCGGCCCGTGGTGCACGTCCAGGACGTGGCCCGGCTGTTCGCCGCGGTGCTGGAGGCGCCCGAGGAGGCGGTCCGGGGCCAGGTCTTCAACGCCGGCGCCAACCACCTGAACTACCAGGTCATGGACCTGGCCCGCATCGTGGCCGCCACCGTGCCCGGGGCGCAGCTCGAGGTCGTGGCCCGGCCGGGGGCCGACCAGCGCACCTACCGCGCCGACTTCGGCAAGTTCGCCCGGACCTTCCCCGACTTCCGGTTCCGCTGGACGCCGGAGGACGGGGCGCGGGAACTCTACGAGGCCTTCGCGGCCCTTGGGGTCGGCGAGGAGACCTTCCTGGACAGGCGGTTCACGCGCCTGAAGTGGTTGCGCCACCTGCTGGACAGCGGCCGCCTCGACGGGACGCTCCGGTGGGCGCGGGGGAGGGTGGAGGCCGTCCATGATTGAGGGCGTCAAGGTCATCCCGCTCAGGCAGATCGTCGACGAGCGGGGCAAGATCATGCACATGCTCAAGGCCACCGACCCCCACTTCATCCGCTTCGGGGAGATCTACTTCTCCTGCGCCTGGCCCTCGGTGATCAAGGGGTGGCACATCCACAAGACGATGACGGTGAACAACGCCGTGATTTCTGGGCGGGCCAAGCTGGTGATGTACGACATGCGCGAGAACTCGCCGACCAGGGGCCAGCTCCAGGAGGTCTTCCTGGGCGAGGACAACTACTGCCTGGTGCAGATTCCGCCGGGGGTCGCCAACGGCTACAAGGCCTACGGGGACAAGATGGTGATCCTGGCCAACTGCGCCACCGAGCCCCACGATCCCGACGAGATCATCTACCTCGATCCCTTCACGAAGGAGATCCCCTACGATTGGTCGCTGAAGAACCGGTGACCGCAGCCGACGTCGCCACGGCCCTCCGTCCGGGGACGGGCATCCGCTGCCTGGTGTGCCGGCAGCCGGCGGTGGAGGAGTTCCTGGACCTGGGCACCACCGCGCTGGCCAACCGCTTCCTCACCCGCGACGAGCTGGCGCAGCCCGAGCCGAAGTTTCCGTTGCGGATGGGGTTCTGCCACGGCTGCGGCCACGTGCAGCTCACCGAGCTTGTGCCGCCGCAGCTGATGTTCGAAGACTACCTGTACGTGTCGGCGGCCTCCGACACCTTGAAGGCCCATCTGCTCGAGCTCAGCGACCTCCTGGTGCGGCGGTACCGGCTGACGGCCGAGGATCTCGTCATCGACGTGGGCTGCAACGACGGCACGCTGCTC
The genomic region above belongs to Armatimonadota bacterium and contains:
- a CDS encoding SDR family oxidoreductase; translated protein: MATTIRRVLVTGHNGYIGSVLAPYLIRAGYDVVGLDTEYFGECTLVPDLGPVPGIRKDIRDLTAADLDGCDAVVHLAALSNDPLGDLNRAWTEEINLAASVRLAQLARAAGVRRFLFSSSCIMYGMSEAEVVDETSPLDPRTDYARTKAEAERAIAALTDDDFAPVFLRNGTVYGLSPRMRFDTVLNNLVGSAVATGRVVVHSDGKPWRPVVHVQDVARLFAAVLEAPEEAVRGQVFNAGANHLNYQVMDLARIVAATVPGAQLEVVARPGADQRTYRADFGKFARTFPDFRFRWTPEDGARELYEAFAALGVGEETFLDRRFTRLKWLRHLLDSGRLDGTLRWARGRVEAVHD
- a CDS encoding nucleotide sugar dehydrogenase, encoding MRHKICVLGLGYMGLPMAALLATHGHFVVGVDINRRKVELLTRGELTFDEPGLEDLVRRATAGGTLRFSPTIEPAEAFIIAVPTPLVEGAKRSELRYVVLAAGSVASVLKRGDLVVLESTVPPQTTRKVVIPILETSGLEAGADFLVAHCPERAIPGRTLHELVHNDRVIGAIDDRSAEETVRLYGSFVRGAMHVTDTTTAEMVKLMENTSRDINIAMANEFAKIAEEVGVNVWEAIDLANHHVRVNILKPGPGVGGHCIAVDPWFLTENSIQGQIIKTAREINDSMPGHVVAHAERLLKGIPDPVVAVLGYAYKANVGDTRETPAARVVRLARDRGWLVRVHDPLVRDACEVTLVDRVEECIEGSDCVLLLTDHDAYRALQPARLRPLVRTPNLIDTRNLLDHPAWEEAGFTVVLLGGGRRLPLRRAPVQVP
- a CDS encoding HAD-IIIA family hydrolase, giving the protein MRSRLALDTAARPTQAVILAGGRGTRLRPISDLSPKPMVEIHGKPFIEYIIEMLREQGFERVLFLLGYLPEVVQDYFGDGRRWGLRIDYSVTAFEDNTGRRVQLAAPLLDPVFLLLYCDNYWPMQFDRMWRRFTAAGAPAMITVYSNLDGYTRSSVRVDADGYVAVYDKTCTAPNLQGVEISYAILHKSVLDLLPDGNVLLEEELYPRLAERRELLAYVTDHRYYSAGALHRLPITEAFFANRPAVLLDRDGVLNRKQPPAHYVRSWAEFEWLPGAKEALRLLKEANYRIIVVTNQAGIARGMMTEEDLLDIHRRMAAEARAAGGRIDAVYYCPHNWDEGCRCRKPRPGMLFEAQHTFNLNLRRTPFIGDDERDAQAAEEAGCPWIPVTPDRPLLSIVRDLIRTPVAV
- a CDS encoding dTDP-4-dehydrorhamnose 3,5-epimerase family protein is translated as MIEGVKVIPLRQIVDERGKIMHMLKATDPHFIRFGEIYFSCAWPSVIKGWHIHKTMTVNNAVISGRAKLVMYDMRENSPTRGQLQEVFLGEDNYCLVQIPPGVANGYKAYGDKMVILANCATEPHDPDEIIYLDPFTKEIPYDWSLKNR